In Bacteroidota bacterium, the following proteins share a genomic window:
- a CDS encoding M20 family metallo-hydrolase gives MTIENLINEATGLLKELISIESFSTQENKTADALQNFFERHGVKTFRKGNNVWAKNKYFDSTKPTILLNSHHDTVKPNASWTLNPFQSIVKDEKLFGLGSNDAGGALVSIIATFLYFNENKNLKYNFIIAGTAEEENSGKGGVELMRDEIGKIDFAIVGEPTEMKMAVAEKGLMVLDCIAKGKAGHAARDIGENAIVSAIKDIEWFHSYQFDKVSETLGPIKMTCTIINSGSQHNVIPDICKFTVDVRTTEVHLNEVVLETIRANVKSKVTPRSTRLQPSGIDKNQLLVKTAKKLRIEIFGSATTSDMALWKVPAVKMGPGKSERSHTADEFIYLKEIEEGIKIYIKLLEEIVL, from the coding sequence ATGACTATAGAAAATCTCATTAACGAAGCAACCGGACTTCTCAAAGAATTAATTTCAATTGAATCATTCAGCACGCAGGAAAATAAAACTGCCGATGCACTTCAGAATTTTTTTGAAAGACACGGAGTCAAAACTTTCCGGAAAGGAAATAACGTGTGGGCTAAGAACAAATATTTTGATTCTACAAAACCAACGATTCTTCTCAACTCCCATCACGATACAGTAAAACCAAACGCGAGCTGGACACTGAATCCATTTCAATCAATAGTGAAAGATGAAAAACTTTTTGGTTTAGGAAGCAATGATGCGGGTGGTGCGTTAGTTTCTATCATCGCAACTTTTCTTTACTTCAATGAAAATAAAAATCTGAAATATAATTTTATTATAGCAGGAACTGCGGAAGAAGAAAATTCCGGAAAAGGCGGAGTGGAATTAATGCGCGATGAAATAGGTAAAATAGATTTTGCTATTGTGGGTGAGCCCACTGAAATGAAAATGGCAGTTGCTGAAAAAGGATTGATGGTGCTGGATTGCATTGCAAAAGGAAAAGCGGGACACGCTGCGCGCGACATAGGAGAAAATGCAATTGTGAGTGCGATAAAAGATATTGAATGGTTTCATTCTTACCAGTTCGATAAAGTTTCTGAAACGCTTGGACCAATTAAAATGACTTGTACAATTATAAATTCCGGAAGCCAGCATAATGTAATTCCTGATATCTGCAAGTTCACCGTTGATGTGCGCACAACAGAAGTTCATTTGAATGAAGTGGTTTTAGAAACTATCCGTGCGAATGTGAAAAGCAAAGTAACTCCGCGCTCCACGAGATTGCAGCCATCCGGCATAGATAAAAATCAGTTGCTTGTTAAGACGGCAAAGAAACTTAGAATAGAAATTTTTGGTTCGGCAACAACTTCGGATATGGCGTTGTGGAAAGTTCCCGCAGTGAAAATGGGTCCCGGAAAATCTGAGCGTTCGCATACTGCGGATGAATTTATTTACTTAAAAGAAATTGAAGAAGGAATCAAAATCTATATTAAACTCTTGGAAGAAATTGTTTTATAG
- a CDS encoding HAD family phosphatase, which yields MNSSIKNIIFDLGGVILNIDYSLCEKAFTKFGVHDFKNIYSQKGQLDLFDDFETGKISAGEFRTRLKKLIPQKVSDEQFDEAWDAMLLDLPKERVELLQKLKKQYRTFLLSNTNEIHIKWVSDHLFRTFGFKIFNSLFEKVYFSYEMGMRKPNAEIFELVLKENKLKKDETLFIDDSIQHIESAKQIGIKTLFLEKGKTILDLFT from the coding sequence ATAAACAGTTCGATTAAGAATATCATTTTTGATTTGGGTGGAGTGATTCTCAATATTGATTATTCACTCTGCGAAAAAGCGTTTACAAAATTTGGAGTGCATGATTTTAAAAATATTTATTCGCAAAAAGGCCAGTTGGATTTGTTTGATGATTTTGAAACAGGAAAAATTTCTGCCGGTGAATTCAGAACACGGCTTAAGAAATTAATTCCTCAGAAAGTTTCGGATGAACAATTTGATGAGGCATGGGATGCCATGCTTCTTGATTTGCCGAAAGAGAGAGTTGAATTATTGCAGAAGTTAAAAAAACAATATAGAACTTTTCTTCTCAGCAATACAAATGAAATCCATATTAAATGGGTTTCAGACCATCTCTTTCGGACTTTTGGATTTAAAATTTTTAATTCTCTTTTTGAAAAAGTATATTTCTCCTATGAGATGGGAATGAGAAAGCCCAATGCTGAAATCTTTGAGTTAGTTTTGAAAGAAAATAAGCTGAAAAAAGATGAAACACTTTTTATTGATGATTCCATACAGCATATTGAAAGTGCGAAGCAAATCGGAATTAAAACTTTATTCCTGGAGAAAGGAAAAACTATTTTGGATTTATTTACCTGA
- the mce gene encoding methylmalonyl-CoA epimerase, translating into MKKVEHIGIAVKNLKEANKLFSKLFGKNLYKEEKVEHEGVTTSFFQIGETKIELLEASNPESAVAKFIEKRGEGIHHIAYEVEDIKAEMKRLKEAGFIFTRDEPFHGADNKMVCFLHPKSTNGVLVELCQEIR; encoded by the coding sequence GTGAAAAAAGTTGAACATATAGGAATTGCTGTAAAGAATTTAAAAGAAGCAAATAAACTTTTTTCAAAACTCTTTGGGAAAAATTTATATAAGGAAGAAAAAGTAGAACACGAAGGAGTAACCACTTCTTTTTTTCAGATAGGTGAAACAAAAATTGAATTGCTCGAAGCTTCAAATCCTGAAAGTGCTGTTGCAAAATTCATAGAGAAAAGAGGCGAAGGTATTCATCACATCGCTTACGAAGTGGAAGATATAAAAGCAGAAATGAAACGGCTGAAAGAAGCTGGATTTATTTTCACACGCGATGAACCTTTTCACGGAGCGGATAATAAAATGGTTTGCTTTCTTCATCCCAAAAGCACGAATGGGGTGCTGGTGGAATTATGTCAAGAAATCAGGTAA
- a CDS encoding GNAT family N-acetyltransferase, protein MATTKTATSEFIIQPADSSHFHYAEEICTHYEESAKQRGTGIAKRTPEYVTEKMREGKAIIAIHRDRRFAGFSYIETWSHGNYVANSGLIVNPAFRMHGLGSQIKKAIFELSKKKYPRAKIFGITTSMAVLKMNSDLGYRPVVFSELTQDDEFWKGCQSCPNFDILTRNSRKMCLCTGMLYDPAQNEGKKFEIRKQLAKFERWLRMKQYILLKKFRSDNSENGSNSQ, encoded by the coding sequence ATGGCAACTACGAAAACCGCAACGTCTGAATTTATTATTCAGCCGGCAGATTCATCGCATTTTCATTATGCGGAAGAAATCTGCACCCACTACGAAGAAAGCGCCAAGCAGCGCGGAACCGGAATTGCCAAGCGCACACCGGAATACGTGACAGAAAAAATGCGCGAGGGCAAAGCAATCATCGCGATTCACCGTGACAGAAGATTTGCGGGCTTCAGTTATATTGAAACATGGTCGCACGGAAATTATGTGGCGAACTCGGGACTGATTGTAAATCCTGCTTTCCGAATGCACGGGCTTGGCTCTCAAATCAAGAAAGCAATTTTTGAACTCTCGAAGAAAAAATATCCGCGCGCAAAAATTTTTGGAATCACCACCAGTATGGCTGTCCTGAAAATGAATTCTGATTTGGGATATCGTCCCGTAGTTTTTTCTGAACTAACTCAAGATGATGAATTCTGGAAGGGCTGTCAGAGCTGTCCGAACTTTGATATTCTCACGCGCAACAGCCGCAAGATGTGTTTGTGCACGGGAATGTTGTATGACCCCGCGCAGAATGAAGGGAAAAAATTCGAAATCAGAAAACAACTTGCAAAGTTTGAACGTTGGCTGAGAATGAAACAATACATACTGCTGAAAAAATTTCGAAGTGATAATTCAGAAAACGGAAGCAATTCCCAATAA
- a CDS encoding aminotransferase class III-fold pyridoxal phosphate-dependent enzyme, translating into MKTFDVYPLLDVEPVKALGCWLWDKSGNKYLDLYGGHAVISIGHSHPYYVRKIEEQLEKIGFYSNSIRIPIQDELAQKLGELSSYADYNLFLCNSGAEANENAFKLASFYNGRKKIIAFSKSFHGRTSLAVASTDNKSIIAPVNEIENILFLPFNDATAFENSMNDSVCAVIIEGMQGVGGVNVPTDSFLQKAKSLCEKYNSVLILDEVQSGYGRSGKFFAHQYSGIKPDIITTAKGMGNGFPIGGILISPKFQAKHHQLGTTFGGNHLACAAAIAVLDVIKNEKLMMNAKAIGDYLISCLKKINGVKEVRGRGLMIGIELEFPCEQIRNELIFTHKIFTGSSSNKNTIRILPPLSLSKEEAEIFLHAFAAVMKKSLVK; encoded by the coding sequence ATGAAAACATTTGACGTATATCCGCTTCTCGATGTTGAGCCGGTAAAGGCGCTCGGTTGCTGGCTCTGGGATAAAAGCGGAAATAAATATTTGGATTTATATGGCGGACACGCGGTAATTTCTATCGGGCATTCCCATCCTTATTATGTAAGGAAAATTGAAGAGCAGTTAGAGAAGATTGGTTTTTATTCTAACTCAATTCGCATTCCGATTCAAGATGAACTCGCACAAAAACTTGGAGAACTTTCCAGCTATGCGGATTATAATTTATTTCTCTGCAACAGCGGTGCGGAAGCGAATGAGAATGCGTTTAAACTTGCTTCATTCTACAACGGAAGAAAAAAAATTATTGCGTTCAGCAAATCATTTCACGGCAGAACTTCGCTTGCGGTTGCTTCAACGGATAACAAATCCATTATCGCGCCTGTGAATGAAATCGAAAATATTTTATTTCTTCCTTTCAATGACGCAACCGCTTTTGAAAATTCAATGAACGATTCCGTTTGCGCTGTGATTATTGAAGGAATGCAGGGAGTGGGAGGCGTGAATGTTCCAACGGATTCTTTTTTACAGAAAGCAAAATCACTCTGCGAAAAATATAATTCGGTTTTGATTCTGGATGAAGTGCAGAGCGGTTACGGCAGAAGCGGAAAATTTTTCGCGCACCAGTATTCAGGAATCAAACCGGATATTATCACCACGGCAAAAGGAATGGGCAATGGTTTTCCCATAGGAGGAATTCTCATCAGTCCGAAATTCCAGGCGAAGCATCACCAACTCGGAACAACTTTCGGAGGTAATCATCTTGCTTGCGCTGCCGCGATTGCTGTGCTCGATGTTATCAAAAACGAAAAGCTGATGATGAATGCAAAAGCGATTGGAGATTATTTAATTTCTTGTCTGAAAAAAATTAACGGAGTGAAAGAAGTTCGCGGAAGAGGTTTGATGATTGGCATTGAACTGGAATTTCCCTGCGAACAAATCAGGAATGAACTAATCTTCACACATAAAATTTTTACCGGCTCTTCTTCCAATAAAAATACCATCCGCATTCTTCCTCCGCTTTCACTTTCAAAAGAGGAAGCGGAAATTTTCCTTCACGCATTTGCTGCAGTGATGAAAAAATCTCTTGTCAAATAG
- a CDS encoding N-acetylornithine carbamoyltransferase — protein MKKFTSVDDVLNINQLVLEALVEKKFPFANKEFGKNKTLGLIFLNPSLRTRLSTQRAAQNLGMDVIVINLDKEGWNIETKDGVVMDGSAAEHIKEAAAVIGQYCDVIGVRSFPKFHSREEDYSEETLKKFLQHSGVPVISLESATLHPFQSLADLITINEVWKQKVENKKPKVVLSWAPHPKILPQAVPNSFAQWMLKTDFDFVITNPRGYELADEFTKGAKIIYNQDEAFKGADFIYAKNWSSYREYGKILSQDKEWTITNKKMSLTNNGKFMHCLPVRRNVIVSDEVLDGKNSVVIQQAGNRIWSAQVVLKKILQSL, from the coding sequence ATGAAGAAATTCACTTCTGTTGATGACGTGCTGAATATTAATCAGCTTGTACTTGAAGCGCTGGTTGAAAAAAAATTTCCTTTTGCAAATAAAGAATTTGGAAAAAACAAAACTCTCGGGTTAATTTTTCTGAACCCGAGTTTGCGTACGCGGCTCAGCACACAGCGTGCCGCGCAAAATCTTGGGATGGATGTCATCGTGATTAACCTTGACAAAGAAGGATGGAATATTGAAACGAAAGATGGCGTTGTGATGGACGGCTCTGCGGCAGAGCATATAAAGGAAGCGGCTGCCGTCATCGGTCAGTATTGCGATGTCATTGGTGTGCGTTCGTTTCCAAAATTTCATAGCAGAGAGGAAGATTACAGTGAAGAGACATTAAAAAAATTTCTTCAGCATTCCGGAGTTCCGGTAATCAGTTTGGAATCTGCAACGCTTCATCCGTTTCAGTCGCTGGCGGATTTAATTACGATTAATGAAGTTTGGAAACAGAAAGTGGAAAATAAAAAACCAAAAGTTGTTTTATCCTGGGCGCCTCATCCAAAAATTCTTCCTCAGGCGGTTCCAAACTCCTTTGCTCAATGGATGTTGAAAACCGATTTTGATTTTGTCATCACGAATCCGCGCGGCTATGAACTCGCAGATGAATTTACAAAAGGCGCAAAAATTATTTACAATCAGGATGAAGCATTTAAGGGAGCAGATTTTATTTACGCGAAGAACTGGTCTTCCTATAGAGAATATGGAAAAATTTTATCGCAGGATAAAGAATGGACAATCACAAATAAAAAAATGTCGCTTACGAATAACGGAAAATTTATGCATTGCCTTCCCGTGCGAAGAAACGTGATTGTATCTGATGAAGTGCTGGACGGGAAAAATTCGGTAGTGATTCAGCAGGCAGGAAACAGAATCTGGTCGGCACAAGTTGTGCTGAAAAAAATCCTTCAGAGTTTGTGA
- the argB gene encoding acetylglutamate kinase yields the protein MKKIFVIKIGGNVIDDETQLSSFLDDFSKIKEMKILIHGGGKIATELSKQLGIESKMIDGRRITDSETLKVVQMVYGGLINKNIVAKLQGRKCNAIGLTGADGNIILAKKRKSEIDYGFVGDVKKVNAEKIFSILNSGLVPVIAPLTHNGKGQILNTNADTIAAAVAAAVAGKYNVTLIYCFEKSGVLRNVEDENSVIKRMNSTDYKKHKAEGIISKGMIPKLDNAFDAIKKKVKSVVICHSKDLSKVASNKKVGTRLEK from the coding sequence GTGAAAAAAATATTTGTCATAAAGATTGGCGGCAACGTGATAGATGATGAAACGCAACTTTCATCTTTCCTGGATGATTTTTCTAAAATAAAAGAGATGAAAATTCTTATTCACGGTGGAGGAAAAATTGCAACAGAACTTTCCAAACAACTCGGCATAGAATCAAAAATGATAGACGGCAGAAGAATTACAGATTCAGAAACCTTGAAAGTTGTTCAGATGGTTTATGGCGGATTGATTAATAAAAATATTGTTGCAAAACTTCAAGGGAGAAAATGCAATGCGATTGGATTAACCGGAGCAGATGGAAATATTATTCTGGCAAAAAAAAGAAAATCAGAAATTGATTATGGTTTTGTGGGCGATGTGAAAAAAGTCAATGCAGAAAAAATATTTTCAATTCTGAATTCCGGATTGGTTCCTGTCATTGCTCCGCTCACACACAATGGTAAAGGACAAATTCTGAATACAAATGCTGACACAATAGCAGCGGCAGTGGCAGCGGCAGTAGCAGGCAAATACAATGTCACTTTAATTTACTGCTTTGAAAAATCAGGTGTGCTGAGAAATGTGGAAGATGAAAATTCTGTGATTAAGAGAATGAATTCAACAGATTACAAAAAACACAAAGCAGAAGGAATAATTTCTAAAGGAATGATTCCCAAACTGGATAATGCCTTTGACGCGATTAAGAAAAAAGTAAAATCAGTTGTAATTTGTCACTCAAAAGACTTGTCAAAAGTTGCTTCAAACAAAAAGGTTGGAACACGTCTTGAGAAATGA
- the argH gene encoding argininosuccinate lyase, with protein MKLWQKKISVNKQVEKFTIGKDRELDLLLAEHDVLGSMAHAKMLAHVGLLKKNDQRKLHSELKNILQKIQFGKFVIENGVEDVHSQIEFLLTKKLGEIGKKIHSARSRNDQVLLDIKLFSRMEIFKVAENVSALFNLFISLSNKNKNKLLPGYTHLQIAMPSSFGLWFGAYAESLKDDLEFLFSVYKIINKNPLGSGAGYGGSLPINRNLTTKLLGFDGLNHNSVYAQMTRGKTKKLVSYALANIASTLSKLAMDVCLFMNQNFDFISFPEELTTGSSIMPHKKNPDVFELIRGKCNRMQILPEQISAVTKNLPSGYHRDFQILKEIYFPAFAELNDCLTMTTFMLEKIKVKDNILSDEKYKYLFSVDAVNELVKKGMPFREAYKKVGEEIASGKFFRPKKVSYTHEGSIGNLKNEVIVREMNAVRKNFRRESARVKRILNNLQKK; from the coding sequence ATGAAGTTGTGGCAGAAAAAAATATCCGTGAACAAGCAAGTTGAAAAATTCACCATCGGAAAAGACCGTGAATTGGATTTGCTATTAGCCGAACACGATGTGCTTGGCTCGATGGCGCACGCGAAAATGCTCGCGCACGTTGGCTTGCTGAAAAAAAATGATCAGAGAAAACTTCATTCGGAACTAAAAAATATTTTACAAAAAATTCAATTTGGAAAATTTGTAATTGAAAATGGTGTGGAGGATGTGCATTCGCAAATTGAATTTCTTTTGACTAAAAAGTTGGGAGAGATTGGGAAAAAAATTCATTCTGCCCGCTCGCGCAACGACCAGGTTCTGCTTGACATAAAACTTTTTTCAAGAATGGAAATTTTCAAAGTGGCAGAAAATGTTTCAGCGCTTTTCAATCTTTTTATTTCTCTCAGTAACAAGAACAAGAACAAACTTCTTCCCGGCTATACACATTTACAGATTGCGATGCCTTCTTCCTTCGGGCTTTGGTTTGGCGCGTATGCCGAAAGTTTAAAAGATGATTTAGAATTTTTGTTTTCAGTTTACAAAATCATAAACAAAAATCCGCTGGGTTCAGGAGCGGGATATGGTGGTTCACTTCCGATAAACAGAAATCTCACAACAAAACTTTTAGGTTTTGACGGACTGAATCATAATTCCGTTTATGCGCAAATGACAAGAGGGAAAACGAAAAAGCTGGTGAGCTATGCGCTGGCAAATATTGCTTCGACACTTTCAAAACTTGCAATGGATGTTTGCCTCTTTATGAACCAGAATTTTGATTTCATTTCTTTTCCGGAAGAATTAACCACCGGCTCCAGCATTATGCCTCATAAAAAAAATCCTGATGTGTTTGAATTGATTCGCGGAAAGTGCAACCGGATGCAAATTCTTCCGGAACAGATTTCTGCAGTGACAAAAAATCTTCCATCCGGCTATCACAGGGATTTTCAAATTCTGAAAGAAATTTATTTTCCTGCTTTTGCTGAGTTGAATGATTGCCTGACAATGACAACTTTTATGCTTGAAAAAATAAAAGTGAAAGACAATATTCTTTCAGATGAAAAATACAAATACCTTTTCAGCGTGGATGCTGTAAATGAACTGGTGAAAAAAGGAATGCCATTTCGCGAAGCATATAAAAAAGTCGGAGAGGAAATTGCTTCAGGAAAATTCTTCCGTCCGAAAAAAGTTTCTTACACGCATGAAGGAAGCATTGGCAATCTGAAGAATGAAGTGATTGTTCGGGAGATGAATGCGGTGAGAAAAAATTTCAGAAGAGAATCTGCAAGAGTGAAAAGGATACTAAACAACCTTCAGAAGAAATAA
- the rpoN gene encoding RNA polymerase factor sigma-54, with product MLKQTLQQKLLLKLSPAQIQLMKLLQLPITSLEQRIKDEMEINPALEDSSVEEIKEEKEEEELSDEEREEKEEKEKEDEERNAQEDFSPEDYLDDDDEISYYKLQVNNKGKDDEDKSMPMASSVSFQETLFSQLENLEMNERERMIAEYLLGCIDEDGYLRRDISSIVDDMAFSQNITTSAEELQSVLKMIQDEFEPAGIGGRNLQECLKLQIERKKWNETRAFALRIIEEQIDEFSKKHYKKIADYFQLKEDDAKLKEALDEILKLNPRPGGSAKESGRTMLEIIPDFLLYNNNGTLELSLNSRNAPDLRISNVYQQMLNEYGQRTDKTGTEAAQFVKQKIEGAKQFINNLKERQNTLASIMNAILEYQKDYFLTGDELLLKPMILKDIADRVKLDISTISRVTSTKYVQTNFGTILLKSLFNEAISTEEGEDISSKRVKKIISDAIEAEDKHKPLTDEALMQILKKQSFVIARRTVAKYREMLDIPVARMRKKL from the coding sequence ATGCTTAAGCAGACCTTACAACAAAAACTTCTTCTGAAACTTTCACCTGCGCAAATTCAGTTGATGAAACTGCTGCAACTTCCTATTACTTCGCTCGAGCAGCGCATTAAAGACGAAATGGAAATCAACCCTGCGCTGGAAGATTCTTCTGTGGAAGAAATTAAAGAAGAAAAAGAGGAAGAAGAGTTGAGTGATGAGGAACGCGAAGAGAAAGAAGAAAAAGAAAAGGAAGATGAAGAACGAAATGCACAGGAAGATTTTTCTCCGGAAGATTATTTAGACGATGATGACGAGATTTCCTACTATAAACTTCAGGTTAACAATAAAGGAAAAGACGATGAAGATAAAAGCATGCCGATGGCTTCATCGGTGAGTTTTCAGGAAACGCTTTTCAGTCAGTTGGAAAATCTGGAGATGAATGAGCGCGAGCGAATGATTGCCGAATATCTTCTTGGCTGCATTGATGAGGATGGATATTTGCGCAGAGATATTTCTTCAATTGTGGACGACATGGCATTTTCGCAAAACATTACAACTTCAGCAGAAGAACTCCAATCGGTTTTGAAAATGATTCAGGATGAATTTGAACCGGCAGGAATTGGCGGAAGAAATTTGCAGGAATGTTTGAAACTTCAGATTGAAAGAAAGAAATGGAATGAAACGCGCGCGTTTGCCTTGCGAATCATCGAAGAGCAGATAGATGAGTTTTCAAAAAAGCATTACAAAAAAATTGCGGACTATTTTCAACTGAAAGAAGACGATGCAAAACTTAAAGAAGCACTCGATGAAATTTTAAAACTCAATCCGCGTCCGGGCGGTTCGGCTAAAGAATCCGGTCGAACGATGCTTGAAATTATTCCCGACTTTCTTCTTTATAATAATAATGGAACGCTCGAGCTTTCATTGAATAGCCGCAATGCGCCCGATTTGCGCATCAGCAATGTATATCAGCAAATGCTGAATGAATATGGGCAGCGCACAGATAAAACGGGAACAGAAGCCGCGCAGTTTGTGAAACAAAAAATTGAAGGCGCAAAACAATTCATAAATAATTTGAAAGAAAGGCAAAATACTCTTGCCAGCATTATGAATGCAATTCTCGAATACCAGAAAGATTATTTTCTCACAGGCGATGAACTTTTGCTCAAGCCGATGATATTAAAAGATATTGCCGACAGAGTGAAACTCGATATATCAACCATTTCACGTGTGACGAGTACAAAATATGTGCAGACAAATTTCGGAACCATTCTTTTGAAATCTCTTTTCAACGAAGCCATTTCTACCGAAGAAGGCGAAGACATTTCTTCCAAGAGAGTAAAAAAAATAATTTCTGACGCCATTGAAGCCGAAGACAAACACAAACCGCTCACCGATGAAGCCCTTATGCAGATTCTGAAAAAACAAAGTTTTGTCATAGCGAGAAGAACAGTAGCAAAGTATCGCGAAATGCTCGATATTCCTGTGGCAAGGATGCGAAAAAAGTTGTGA
- a CDS encoding N-acetyl-gamma-glutamyl-phosphate reductase, with translation MKKNSSIKVGIAGGAGYTGGELIRILLNHPKAEIIFVHSKSNAGNLLSDAHTDLLGETEMKFSSSLSKDIDVLFLCLGHGESVKFLSANKISDKIKVIDLSQDFRLNSKDFVYGLPELQREKIKTANNIANPGCFATAIQLALLPLADKKLLNDEVHVSAVTGSTGAGQSLSATNHFTWRNNNISIYKAFTHQHLGEITHSIKQLQKIFSSDINFIPYRGNFARGILASVYVNSKLSIYEAKKLYKDFYKAHPFVFISEKNPDVKQVVNTNKCILYLEKYGDKLFIQSVIDNLTKGASGQAVQNMNLIFGLDETTGLKLKPSAF, from the coding sequence ATGAAAAAGAATAGTTCTATAAAAGTTGGAATTGCGGGTGGAGCGGGTTATACAGGCGGAGAACTGATTCGGATTTTGTTAAATCATCCGAAAGCAGAAATTATTTTCGTTCACAGCAAAAGCAATGCAGGAAATCTTTTAAGCGATGCGCACACAGATCTGCTCGGAGAAACTGAAATGAAATTTTCTTCATCGCTTTCAAAAGATATTGATGTTTTATTTTTATGCCTTGGACACGGAGAGTCAGTAAAATTTCTTTCAGCAAATAAAATTAGTGACAAGATTAAGGTTATTGATTTGAGTCAGGATTTTCGCCTGAACTCAAAAGATTTTGTTTATGGTTTGCCGGAATTGCAGAGAGAAAAAATAAAAACCGCAAACAACATTGCAAACCCTGGTTGCTTCGCCACTGCAATTCAACTTGCGCTGCTTCCGCTTGCTGATAAAAAACTTTTGAATGATGAAGTGCACGTAAGCGCAGTTACGGGCTCAACAGGCGCAGGGCAATCGCTTTCCGCTACTAATCATTTTACTTGGAGAAATAATAATATTTCTATTTACAAAGCATTCACGCATCAGCATCTGGGAGAAATTACTCACAGCATAAAGCAATTGCAAAAGATTTTTTCATCTGACATTAATTTCATTCCTTACAGAGGAAATTTTGCCAGAGGAATTCTGGCTTCTGTATATGTCAACTCGAAATTATCTATTTATGAAGCAAAAAAGCTTTACAAGGATTTCTATAAGGCACATCCGTTCGTTTTTATTTCAGAAAAAAATCCTGATGTGAAGCAAGTGGTGAATACTAATAAATGCATTCTCTATCTTGAAAAATACGGAGACAAATTATTTATTCAAAGCGTGATTGATAATTTAACGAAAGGTGCTTCCGGGCAAGCAGTTCAGAATATGAATTTGATTTTTGGATTGGATGAAACTACTGGATTAAAATTAAAACCGTCAGCATTCTGA
- a CDS encoding argininosuccinate synthase — protein sequence MKTNPKKTVLLAFSGGLDTTYCAIYLAQEKNLEVHTAIVNTGGFSSDELKKIEKHAYSLGIKKHYTLDETSSYYNECIRFLIYGNVLRGGVYPLSVSAERVFQSKAIALQAKKIKADFIAHGSTGAGNDQVRFDVIFNILIPEIKILTPIRELKLSREEEINFLKENGVKMNFEKALYSINKGLWGTSVGGKETLTSDKSLPEEAFPTQLSKTKEEELEIGFAKGEVKSVNGKKYSDSVSAIQKISEIASAFAIGRDIHIGDTIIGIKGRVGFEAAAPLIIIKAHATLEKHTLTKWQSHWKEQMGNWYGMMLHEGQFLEPVMRNVETFMEGTQKNVTGTVKVLLAPYRFSIIGINSKYDLMSSKFGKYGEMNNAWSGEDVKGFSKIISNQTMIYHRVNEKE from the coding sequence ATGAAAACAAATCCTAAAAAAACTGTTCTGCTTGCATTCAGCGGAGGGCTGGATACAACCTATTGCGCAATTTATTTAGCGCAGGAAAAAAATCTTGAAGTTCATACTGCCATTGTGAACACGGGCGGATTTTCTTCAGACGAATTAAAAAAAATTGAGAAGCACGCATATTCGCTCGGAATAAAAAAACATTACACGCTGGATGAAACTTCTTCTTATTATAATGAATGCATTCGCTTTTTAATTTATGGGAATGTTCTGCGCGGGGGAGTTTATCCGCTTTCTGTTTCTGCTGAAAGAGTTTTTCAGTCAAAGGCAATTGCATTGCAGGCGAAAAAAATAAAAGCTGATTTTATTGCGCACGGAAGCACTGGCGCAGGCAATGACCAGGTGAGGTTTGATGTCATCTTCAATATTCTCATTCCGGAAATAAAAATTCTTACTCCTATCCGTGAATTAAAACTTTCGCGCGAGGAAGAAATAAATTTCCTGAAGGAGAACGGAGTTAAAATGAATTTTGAGAAAGCGCTTTACTCGATCAACAAAGGTTTGTGGGGAACAAGTGTGGGTGGAAAAGAAACACTCACTTCTGATAAATCTCTTCCCGAAGAAGCATTCCCAACGCAGCTTTCAAAAACAAAAGAAGAGGAACTGGAAATAGGTTTTGCAAAAGGAGAAGTTAAAAGCGTGAATGGAAAAAAATATTCCGATTCGGTTTCTGCTATACAAAAAATTTCTGAAATCGCTTCTGCATTCGCGATCGGGCGCGACATTCACATTGGCGATACGATTATAGGAATAAAAGGAAGAGTAGGTTTTGAAGCGGCAGCTCCGCTCATTATTATCAAGGCGCACGCAACTTTGGAAAAACATACGCTCACAAAATGGCAATCGCACTGGAAAGAGCAAATGGGAAATTGGTACGGAATGATGCTGCACGAAGGACAATTTCTCGAACCTGTTATGCGCAACGTAGAAACTTTTATGGAAGGCACGCAGAAAAATGTAACGGGCACTGTGAAAGTTTTGCTTGCGCCTTACCGCTTCAGCATTATCGGAATAAATTCAAAATATGATTTGATGTCTTCGAAGTTTGGAAAATACGGAGAGATGAATAATGCGTGGAGCGGGGAAGATGTGAAAGGATTTTCAAAAATTATTTCTAACCAGACGATGATTTATCATAGGGTAAATGAAAAAGAATAG